The following are encoded in a window of Candidatus Baltobacteraceae bacterium genomic DNA:
- a CDS encoding RluA family pseudouridine synthase — MQKIVVTPKEGGKRADLAIAHLTGFSRSLVTEAVKRGDIRVDGVAVKGSYVLTEGETLEFALLERPPMRVEAESIDLTIVYEDEDLLIVDKPAGMVTHPAHGSTSGTLVNALLGYVESLPGDTVRPGLVHRLDRDTSGLLVVAKSELALSSLGRAMKARYIKREYLGIVHGIPQHPVGTVDGAIGRDPQNRLKYAITAAGKPAVTHYELRTPLKAAAELIFRLETGRTHQIRVHMAALGHPIVNDPVYGKSEPRFPLPGQALHAWRLAFRHPRTGQELEFEIDPPAEYVATRALLS; from the coding sequence TTGCAAAAAATCGTCGTCACACCTAAAGAGGGCGGCAAGCGCGCGGATCTCGCGATCGCGCACTTGACCGGATTCTCTCGCTCGCTCGTAACCGAAGCCGTCAAGCGCGGCGACATCCGCGTGGACGGCGTCGCCGTGAAAGGCAGCTACGTCCTCACCGAAGGCGAAACGCTCGAGTTCGCACTTCTGGAGCGTCCGCCGATGCGCGTGGAGGCCGAGTCGATCGACCTCACGATCGTCTACGAAGACGAGGATCTCCTCATCGTCGACAAGCCCGCGGGCATGGTGACGCATCCGGCGCACGGTTCCACGAGCGGCACGCTCGTCAACGCACTGCTCGGCTACGTCGAGTCACTACCCGGCGACACCGTGCGGCCGGGGCTCGTGCATCGCCTCGATCGCGACACGTCCGGGCTGCTGGTCGTGGCAAAATCAGAACTCGCGCTCTCGTCGCTGGGGCGTGCGATGAAGGCGCGCTACATCAAACGCGAATATCTCGGAATCGTGCACGGCATTCCGCAGCACCCCGTCGGCACGGTCGACGGCGCGATCGGGCGCGATCCGCAGAATCGCTTGAAATACGCCATTACCGCCGCGGGTAAGCCTGCGGTGACGCACTACGAACTGCGTACGCCGCTCAAGGCGGCGGCCGAGCTGATCTTCCGTCTCGAAACCGGGAGGACGCACCAAATTCGCGTGCACATGGCCGCACTCGGGCATCCGATCGTCAACGATCCGGTCTATGGAAAATCCGAGCCGCGCTTTCCGCTTCCCGGACAGGCGCTGCATGCATGGCGACTCGCGTTCCGCCATCCGCGCACCGGCCAGGAGCTGGAGTTCGAGATCGATCCGCCGGCGGAGTACGTCGCGACCCGCGCGCTGCTCTCGTAG